One Niabella beijingensis DNA window includes the following coding sequences:
- a CDS encoding gluconate 2-dehydrogenase subunit 3 family protein produces MNRREALTAVSVLLGGTLVGAEAFLAGCKPAGKKSGLFTTADIALLDEIGETIIPATPDSGGAKAAHVGAFMQTVIADCYTTREQQVFTDGLSQLKTACEKKYKIPFEKLSQGDKAAFLTALYNEAKTYVNTDVYKKEKEAFDKEQEELIRSAAAKNDFGASYLKENYPPHYFTMMRQLTLWGYFSSETGMTKALRYVETPGRYDGNYPYKKGDKAWAM; encoded by the coding sequence ATGAACAGAAGAGAAGCTTTAACCGCCGTTTCCGTTTTATTGGGCGGAACACTGGTGGGAGCAGAGGCCTTTTTAGCGGGTTGTAAGCCCGCCGGTAAAAAAAGCGGTTTGTTTACAACAGCGGATATAGCACTGCTGGATGAGATCGGCGAAACCATCATTCCGGCCACTCCGGATTCCGGAGGGGCAAAAGCGGCGCATGTGGGGGCCTTTATGCAGACAGTAATAGCAGATTGCTATACCACCCGGGAACAACAGGTATTTACAGATGGCCTTAGCCAGCTAAAGACGGCTTGCGAGAAGAAATACAAAATACCGTTTGAAAAATTGTCCCAGGGCGATAAAGCTGCATTTCTGACAGCACTTTATAATGAGGCTAAAACCTATGTCAATACCGATGTCTACAAAAAAGAAAAAGAAGCATTTGATAAAGAACAGGAGGAACTGATACGATCCGCGGCTGCCAAAAATGATTTTGGGGCCTCCTATCTGAAAGAAAATTACCCGCCGCATTATTTTACCATGATGCGGCAGCTCACGCTCTGGGGCTACTTCAGCTCAGAAACCGGCATGACCAAGGCACTGCGTTATGTGGAAACTCCGGGCCGTTATGATGGAAATTATCCTTATAAGAAAGGAGATAAGGC